The Aphis gossypii isolate Hap1 chromosome 3, ASM2018417v2, whole genome shotgun sequence genome includes a region encoding these proteins:
- the LOC114128519 gene encoding zinc finger BED domain-containing protein 4-like, with protein sequence MKEIFRLPDTLLIFYESNSSEKVVIEFNGEDVLYIIGTIDVCVLEGKIEIWGYTMAVDTPKTVLYSIGLRGLIPIKSADGQKAVVILEKSSQTIKWKTFINKYILNYNMFALNGRRLTPPKLLLELEEKLGCWFDLSKTPMSNQRLVNDEQWQCFCDELLNRSIELEPIRVLLAGYKNSGKSTMMCYFINKLLIKWDRILVLDFDIGQSEFSIPSCISAFVIDKPLLGPNFTHLMQPLKSYFFESNDVMTNIPLYNEIVEKLVNDIKTNDLQKMPCFINTMGFVKGPGLKILHNLISKIQPSDVVQLKFNDNQDLNLHSEIINNSTKSSLSYNLWYFTSTVKNKLAKAPYLQYVDKPIRQQLVIVSYFSKCLESTDICFNDIVPYRINMQNIDVQIKDADELTQDESLDIINANVIALCVDNHTNVCECVGFGVVRAVNKSTGNIYISTPVIPDLLKQVNQFRLGNVNLPNTFYAEENDPDNQLIQATENTFSPSTSATSSNLSSQHLIPLQYSEPSSIRPRQLKSFGSTKINELSDSEINTINKSFIKMIVADYQPLSLVENVGFIEYTKKLQPLYSIPSKKVLTSQLLPQEYNVILLKIKSILQNVNDLSITTDMWTSDSNKSYITVTCHFIFDDKLYSPVIATKSVSDRHTGQNIAATLTNIFNEWNIANKIITVISDNGSIIKNAINEHLLKNHHPCVAHTLNLTINEAINENSDLNQILKKCRTIVGHFKHSSNATEKLKDFQLKMNLPPLKVKQDVPTMWNSSLIMMERLLSIKEPLSATISTLPQAPNYLNESEWEIILDSTHILKPFQIMTAELLSGEKYPTLSVVIPLIRGLQHNLRKLKTKTDIGDIFRNMLIDIVSRRLGILENNKIVAKATFLDPRFKKTAFDLLENASNAQKWISGELKMMISKNTEKKNEMNTTESTAHSSNSTNNATKSLWEHFDNKVVQVKTSLSPNITSTLMIRQYLDMPLLDRRKNPLEFWKQHKHTLPDLYNMQLKYLCIPATSVPSERVFSKTGLMTNDHRNRLSPKKLDYIIFLNSNLNLF encoded by the exons ATGAAAGAAATATTTCGATTACCTGATACTTTGCTGATATTCTATGAATCCAATTCATCAGAAAAAGTGGTAATTGAGTTTAACGGCGAAGACGTTTTGTACATCATCGGGACTATCGATGTTTGCGTTTTGGAAGGAAAGATAGAAATATGGGGTTATACAATGGCCGTGGACACTCCAAAGACTGTATTGTACTCTATAGGATTACGTGGATTGATTCCTATTAAATCGGCTGACGGACAGAAAGCAGTTGTTATACTTGAGAAGAGCAGCCAAACCATCAAAtggaaaacatttataaacaaatatattctcA attataacaTGTTTGCCTTAAACGGAAGAAGATTAACTCCGCCCAAACTTTTACTAGAACTAGAGGAGAAATTGGGTTGTTGGTTTGATCTGAGCAAAACTCCAATGTCAAATCAAAGACTTGTGAACGATGAACAATGGCAATGTTTCTGTGATGAACTTCTTAATCGCTCTATTGAATTAG aaCCAATTAGAGTTTTGTTAGCTGGATACAAAAATTCTGGAAAATCAACAATGATgtgttatttcataaataaattacttataaaatgggACAGAATATTAGTATTGGACTTTGATATTGGACAAAGTGAATTTTCCATACCTAGTTGTATATCAGCATTTGTTATTGATAAACCATTGCTTGGACCAAATTTTACGCATTTAATGCAGCCCTTAAA atcatatttttttgaaagcaATGATGTTATGACCAATATACCGCTTTACAatgaaattgttgaaaaattagtCAACGATATCAAAACAAACGATCTGCAAAAAATGCCATGTTTTATAAACACCATGGGATTTGTTAaag gaccAGGACTCAAAATCTTACATAATCTTATATCTAAAATTCAACCATCTGATGTAGTACAGCTTAAGTTTAATGACAATCAAGATTTAAACTTGCACtcagaaattataaacaacagTACAAAATCTTCTTTGTCATATAATCTTTGGTATTTTACGTctactgttaaaaataaacttgcgAAGGCACCTTATTTACA ATATGTTGACAAGCCTATTAGACAACAATTAGTAATAGTATCATACTTCAGTAAATGTTTGGAAAGTAcagatatttgttttaacgaTATTGTCCCTTacag AATTAACATGCAAAATATTGATGTCCAAATAAAAGACGCTGATGAATTAACTCAAGATGAATccttagatataataaatgccAATGTGATTGCTCTGTGTGTGGACAACCATACAAATGTATGTGAATGTGTTGGATTTG gtGTTGTTCGTGCTGTAAATAAATCTACaggcaatatatatataagtactccTGTAATACCAGATTTATTGAAACAAGTTAATCAGTTCAGGCTTGGTAATGTTAATTTGCCAAACACATTCTACGCGgaag aaaatgatCCAGACAACCAATTAATCCAGGCTACCGAAAATACATTTAGTCCCTCAACTTCAGCAACTTCTTCTAATTTATCATCTCAACATTTAATTCCATTGCAATATTCTGAGCCGTCTTCAATTCGGCCTCGTCAACTAAAATCCTTTGgttcaactaaaataaatgaacttaGTGATTCtgaaattaatactattaataaatcatttattaaaatgattgtcGCTGATTATCAACCACTCTCTTTAGTAGAAAACGTTGGATTTATTgagtatactaaaaaattgcaACCACTTTATTCCATCCCtagtaaaaaagtattaacttCACAATTATTGCCACaagaatataatgttatactccttaaaataaaatctattcttCAAAATGTAAATGATTTATCAATAACGACAGATATGTGGACATCTGATtccaataaatcatatattacagTGACgtgccattttatttttgacgacAAATTATATTCACCAGTAATTGCAACTAAAAGCGTTTCTGACAGACACACTGGTCAAAATATAGCCGCTACactcacaaatatttttaacgaatggaatatagcaaataaaataataaccgtGATATCAGACAATGggtcaattattaaaaatgcaataaacgAACACCTTCTTAAAAACCATCACCCATGTGTAGCACACACGCTAAACTTGACTATAAATGAGGCAATAAATGAAAACTctgatttaaatcaaattttaaaaaaatgtaggacGATAGTAGGGCATTTCAAGCACAGCAGCAACGCCACTGAAAAACTTAAAgattttcaattgaaaatgaatttacCCCCATTAAAGGTTAAGCAAGATGTGCCTACAATGTGGAATTCTAGTTTAATTATGATGGAAAgacttttaagtattaaagaGCCTCTATCTGCTACTATATCAACTCTACCTCAAGctccaaattatttaaatgagtcCGAGTGGGAGATAATATTGGATAGTACTCATATTTTAAAGCCATTTCAAATAATGACAGCGGAATTATTATCAGGTGAAAAGTACCCAACATTAAGTGTGGTTATACCACTTATTAGAGGTCTTCaacataatttaagaaaattgaaaacaaaaactgaTATTGGggatatatttagaaatatgttGATTGATATAGTCAGTAGACGGTTGGGCattttagaaaacaataaaattgttgcaAAAGCGACATTCTTAGACCCACGGTTCAAAAAAACTGCATTTGATTTACTTGAAAATGCTAGTAATGCTCAAAAATGGATAAGCGgagaattaaaaatgatgattagcaaaaatactgaaaagaaaaatgaaatgaatacAACTGAATCTACAGCGCACTCGTCAAATAGTACTAATAATGCAACTAAATCACTATGGGagcattttgataataaagtCGTTCAAGTCAAAACTTCATTGAGTCCAAATATAACTTCCACTTTGATGATACGTCAATATTTAGATATGCCGCTTTTAGATCGTAGAAAAAATCCATTGGAATTTTGGAAACAGCATAAACACACATTACcagatttgtataatatgcagcTGAAGTATTTGTGTATTCCAGCAACATCTGTTCCATCTGAACGTGTGTTTTCAAAAACGGGACTGATGACCAATGATCACAGAAATCGGCTATCCCccaaaaaattagattatattatatttttaaatagtaatttgaatttgttttaa